NNNNNNNNNNNNNNNNNNNNNNNNNNNNNNNNNNNNNNNNNNNNNNNNNNNNNNNNNNNNNNNNNNNNNNNNNNNNNNNNNNNNNNNNNNACCGGTGGTTCTACAACCTTAACGTGGGAATTCACCATAGTCAGTCCGGATAGCACACCACCGAAGGTGGTCACCTACTCGCCGCTCGGAATCATTCGGACGGATAGACCGATACTCGCCGCGACAGTGAGCGATGAATCCGGTTTCGCCAGGAATGGCATTACGCTAATCCTTGCAGGTGTCCCCGGCAATCAAGGTTCAGGTAGACGTTCAAGTCCGACCTCTACAACTGTTACATTCACGCCAAGCATCTCGGTTACACCGGGTCCATACACAGCAAGGCTCACGGTGATAGATAGATACAATAACCGAACCGAGGCAGAATGGCAGTTCACGGTTGAACTAGACGAGACGCCGCCATCAATTACGACCACCTCTCCGCACGGCGTTGTTCACGAGGATAAACCACTTATCACGGCTTCCGCCAGTGATGACATGTCCGGGGTGGATAACATCGAAATTACCGCCAAAGACGGTGGGGGTCTGCCAGTCAATGGTATCACCGTAGTGCGCTCTGATAAGACAGCAGCCACCTTTACACCGTCCCAGGAGTTGAGGGATGGCACGTATACCGTTGATGTTAAGGCGACGGATATGAGTGGTAACGTGGCGGCAGCGAGATGGCAATTTACGGTTGACCTTGACCTGATACCGCCAAGTGTTATCCTCACGCGTCCATCGCAGGAACACACCGAAAATCGGCGACCGGTTATCTCGG
This portion of the Candidatus Poribacteria bacterium genome encodes:
- a CDS encoding Ig-like domain-containing protein: TGGSTTLTWEFTIVSPDSTPPKVVTYSPLGIIRTDRPILAATVSDESGFARNGITLILAGVPGNQGSGRRSSPTSTTVTFTPSISVTPGPYTARLTVIDRYNNRTEAEWQFTVELDETPPSITTTSPHGVVHEDKPLITASASDDMSGVDNIEITAKDGGGLPVNGITVVRSDKTAATFTPSQELRDGTYTVDVKATDMSGNVAAARWQFTVDLDLIPPSVILTRPSQEHTENRRPVISAAYTDNMSGVDPDSIMLTLDGTTIKPDEVSETQVVFTPEYDLPFGSHTVTLELSDLAPKPNTAVHEWTFYIERIGIADARNYPNPFEDETTIAFRVSRQAKITIQIYDFTGRLVATPVSGSIREAGLVEVEWRGQTSAGENLARGVYFCHILMESELEPQSTILKMAVIAD